A window from Danio aesculapii chromosome 6, fDanAes4.1, whole genome shotgun sequence encodes these proteins:
- the hmga1b gene encoding high mobility group AT-hook 1b, whose product MSDSEKQTVSLKDKDGVEKRGRGRPRKHPKESSGSPSAKKPRGRPKGSKNKGPSKRKSSASGRKAKGKPKKEEKEKPQDSSDDAEEDDDEEQ is encoded by the exons ATGAGTGATTCAGAAAAACAAACCGTCTCCCTTAAGGACAAGGATGGAGTGGAGAAAAGAGGACGCGGAAGACCAAGGAAGCATCCTAAG GAATCCAGTGGGTCACCGAGTGCGAAAAAACCAAGAGGACGACCAAAAGGCAGCAAAAACAAAGGCCCATCCAAGAGA AAATCATCAGCCTCTGGCCGCAAAGCGAAGGGAAAGCCTAAGAAAGAG GAAAAGGAAAAACCTCAGGATTCATCTGATGACGCCGAAGAAGACGACGATGAAGAACAGTAA